The genomic stretch TTAGCAATATATACAAGTGCATGAGTGCACCATGTCCCACACTGTGCTCCTATAAATAGGACCTCACACCAAACTCTCTCCCCACACCAGCTCAAGCAAAACATAGAGCAGCCAAAAACTCAAAACAGTCGAGTCACCAACTCtagcaaaaagaaaacattagATCCAATGGTGAAGGAACAGGCATTAGCCGGACTGCTCATTGCCTTGGTGGCCCTCGCCACAATGGAGGGCGCCCACGCCATCTGCGGCATGGCGAACGAGGACTTCAAGCTGtgccagccggcggcggccgtgaaTGACCCGACTGACAGCCCGTCGGCGGAGTGCTGCGCCGCCCTTGGTAAGGCCGACCTGGGATGCATCTGCCGCTACCGGGGCGTCGCCGGCATATGGATGAGGATCTACCACATCGACCCAAGCCGTGCCATGGCGCTGCCGGGCAAGTGCGGCCTCACCATGCCCGGCAACTGCTCGTGATCGATGAGCTGCATGAATAATCACACGTACATGGAAGCAGCCAGGAGTTGTTATTCCATATGGCTAACTAAATAAGTGGAGCGCATGAAAGGCCCTGTGTGCTCTCCTTGATGGCTTGTTCTATTTTCTGTGTGAGAGCGTGTGGTGTGCGTGTGAGTTATATGCTCAGTGTGTGCTCGTTTCAGCTCATCAGCTTGATCCATGCAAGTGTGTGTCTACACGTCTGTTGTCATGATCAGTATTATTGTTAGTGAGTGTCGGTAACTTTGTACGACCTTATAGTGTCAGTGCACAAAATGGATATATATGATCTTGTTCCTGGCAAAGCTGTGTTATTAACTGTGTAGCTTATTAAGCATGTGCGCTTCTACAATATGTTATTCAAATTACATCATCGTAGGATTAGCATTCGCGTGCTTATAGCATTTTACATAGACATTGCAAAATACTTTCTTCCGTTTCGAATTCATGCGAGGCAATATTTCAACAACTgcacaaaataaaaatacaTACAGCAAATCGGAACATCACAATTGATATAGGATAAGAGTTCATATTGCAATAGTAGAGCTCACCAGTTTCGATCGCTGGTGTTCCACGAGTACTGGAAAAAGTTGTAAAAATGTAAGTAAATTAAGAGGACCATCAACAAAAAGGTATCTCAGCTATATTCTGGTCCAATGACCAATTACAGAACTGTGATTCTTTTCGTTTTATGAGGCAAATATGTAACCAAGGGATCGTTGTTTTTAATGTATCTTAGTATACCAACCAAAGCTGTATCCTAAGAAGAAATTAATCAAGAAGCGCTAGATTGTACAAGCCATCAGTACGCCATGTACAAAAGTCATTCTGGTCTTAGTCAGAAGAAAACAATTGAAGTTATCCGTGCATTCATCATAGTAAACTTTTTGTGTATTATTTCGTTATCTAAATAAACAATAGTTTGTACAGGAACCATTGGGATTTCCCACACTTCTCAGTGTTGCTTTAATAAGAAGTTGTTGTGGACTCTCCTGTACACAATTTTTCCATGCTAAATTCTACGTCAAATTATTTAGGCTGTATTTGTTATTTCTTAACCTagaatttatttaaaaataatttgAGGGACCATTTCCGTCCCAATGGACATATTTACCTGCCAATAACTGT from Setaria italica strain Yugu1 chromosome II, Setaria_italica_v2.0, whole genome shotgun sequence encodes the following:
- the LOC101765079 gene encoding putative lipid-transfer protein DIR1, coding for MVKEQALAGLLIALVALATMEGAHAICGMANEDFKLCQPAAAVNDPTDSPSAECCAALGKADLGCICRYRGVAGIWMRIYHIDPSRAMALPGKCGLTMPGNCS